The Musa acuminata AAA Group cultivar baxijiao chromosome BXJ2-2, Cavendish_Baxijiao_AAA, whole genome shotgun sequence genome contains the following window.
aaaaaaatcaaaatttcaggAACCACTTGTTGATCATTAGAAAGAGATACGATGTTCAACCTAAGGGGCAGCTGTCATCTTCCTCTTATAGCTACGACAAACGTCGGATCAATTCTTATCAAAGAAAGAAGTTGAATCAGGATTATGTGAAAAAGATGtgtctttcttcttcctttgggTAAGTAAGGTTTGCTATTGAATTAATTCTTCGGTTCAGTCTTTCTCAACATAATCGAACTCTACTTTTTGTTTTCGTAGCAATCCAGACCACATCGAAGAGGTAGAAAAGTGGAAATAACCCCTATCGTAAAAATTAAACATGTTTACAacactctttatatatatataatgactatTAATGTCTTAAAGAAAAGATCATTAAGATTGATAAGTCTGTGAAAAAATAATGCAATTGATAGTATTACTCGTATAAATAGAAATTAGGCCGATCCATAGAGTATCAGGACAGCAACACCGTGTTGGGTTTTGTCAGATGATATTTTCTTTTCGAAAAATCGTCCAAAAATATTTAAGTAATTTCGGAGATTTGAAAAAGGGTAGATATGTAAAAACATCTAATAATGtcgcttagagagagagagagagagagagagagagcgagcgaggaaGAGCGAATCCGGAAGGAAAAGGGCAGTAATAGCTACGTTATCAACAAATGCCGCTGGGGAAGTACTACTGCGACTACTGCGACAAGCAGTTCCAGGACACCCCGGCCGCCCGCAAGCGCCACTTGCAGGGTCTCCACCACCACCGCGCCCGCGCCCTATGGTACGACTCTTTCAAAggtatcttctctctctctctactcgtATATTCTGGCACATTGTCTGCCGATATTTCCTTTTGCCCTCTTTGAAGCATTCCATCGaacatcttaagatctcttcctctCCACGCCACGCAGAACCGCATGGAGCACCTCTTTTCCAACCTTATGGAAGCCTGGCCAAAGGCGTCTGCCATCATTTTGTGCGCACGGTAAAATCCTTCCCCATCTTAGATTGATATTGAGAGAGTATGATGGATTTGGAGTACCAATTGGTAGGGGAACTGCGGAATTCGAGATTCTGTTTGTTGGTTTTCGTGATATGATCCGCCAATCCCTAATCTTACTTTTTTGGTAGGGGGTTTGCAAGTATGGGGATACATGCAAGTATTTTCATCCAAAACAGGATGTGCTAAACCCTACACCTGCTGTGACTGGTGAGTTGCTGATACAAATCTAGGAAGCAGaaccaatttcttttcttttttccttgttcTTTTATGGATGTGATGCCATAATGATGGAAGCTTAGAGGGTTATGGGTGTGTATGTACTTATGCAAACTTGCTAATTTTTATAAAGAGATTTTATGTAGAACAAGAAATACCAACTTTTAATTCGGTAGAAACCTATCATATTGGTTCAAATATTTTCTGCCAAATGACTATTCCTCCTATCATCGCTATATTGGTTTGACTCCAGTTCATCACCACCTGAAGTAATGGCTTCTTGAGAGAggctaatttttaatttttttagataagATGCATAAAGGATGTATGTCCCATCTAATTACTTGAATATGCATGGAGTTTGGAGTTTGATCGAGATAAAATGTGGTACGCCAGTGTCTAGGTTCTCATAAGGTGAAGTGAGAtataatttcttttatttatCAATTGTTTCTATGACTATATTTTAGTTTCTTCATTCACATTAGCTGTAAAAGAGCCTTTTTAAAATTGACTGATAATCCCGTCCCCAAACCCTCCTCTTTGTTGAGCCTAGTTCTTCACTCACTTTTTCTTCCACCTAATGTGTTTGTGAAACTATTTACTGAAGAAATCCAAACATTTGGAACATGATCCACCTAGCATTCCTTTTGCAAGTGAATGAGTTCTGGGCTATTATCATGAAACAATTCCATTCAGAGGACTTAGGAGGATGAAGGATGCAATGACTTGGGATGAAATATGTTTATTGAAGTCCTTATGTAATTTTTTGGTCATGACAGACAGAGTCCAATACATTGACCAAATTAGAAGGAATGAAGAACTTCCTGCAAACTATTAGGCCCTCCTAGTTCCAGATGAAAATCATCAATCATTATTTACATTGTCCTACTCTTCACAGTGTTATTTAATTCTCAGATATAGCTGAAATTATTAAAGGAAGAGAGACATTATGCGAGCAAGGAGAAAGAAAGTGTGACTAACCTTAATCGAGGTTGAGGATGATTGATGCAAGGGAACTAAGGTTGGTATGGAGAATTCTCTGCTCTTAATCTCTCTTTGGATCTACCATAGGCAGGAAAGCCTGGGGGCACAAGtgaccatatccttcttgttggtCAAGCTATTCCTTAAACCTCAAGGAAATATAAGGCAAGAGAACTCTACAAATTGCAAAAATTTCTGAAATAATACCTCTCTCCCAGAGTATCTCCTTATCATTGCCAAGTCAAAGTCATGACGTTTGATCCTCCATATGTTGTGGATGGTTGTTGAAGCAAGCCATGACAATCAGTTGTTTACATTCAGAACATCTGGAaactgttttgaggctacttgtTGCATCAAGTGTAGACAAATTTTGGTTTCTTTATTTTAGTTTCTTGCTACAATCATCTAGTTTCGTCGTTGCTTTGCTGTAAAGAAATAGTACTTGTTATTAGGTTTGTATGGTGCACAGATGAACAATCAGAAAGCCTATGTCTCCAGGTCCATTATGTGTCTGCATCATGATCTATATAAATTGTAATATCTCAAGTTTGGTGGATTCTGTTGTTGAGCAAATTGCGAGCTTCGTCAATAACTAAATAGTTTTGTTTGGAAAAAATGTCTGCACTTAGCATACGGTAGAGAGAACTTGGGAAAGCATCTGTGCTCAACCCTCCTGAAATTGCTGGCTTCTAATATGCAGGGATGAAGTACATGGAGGCGATACAAAGCCAAAATAGCTTGGCTAGCAATCTACCAGGGGACAGCATGTCAGGTAAGTTTACTTAGCTTTACATCCATATATAAGTTATATGGGTATAGCTTCACACCCATCAATGTTACGTTGAGTAACCATTCTGGAAATTATGATTAAAATGCTTCACTATTTATTTTTATGTTACAGCTCTACATATTTTTCATTTAGAGATGAGTGTCGCATTTCTGGAGTCCACTTGGTTTTAATAGTTGACCACTTCTCATGCTACTAGTGCTGCTACACTGGATTCTTCTTGGTTGGAAACAAACATTGTTCTGATGCATGACGTTCAATGTACTCGATTAAATAGGAGACATATGAGTCTTGATTTATTCCTTGAATCACGATGTACTTGATGTTACTATATTAGCTTTTTCCTTGAGTTTCTGCCTTCTGCTTTGTTGCTTATGTCTTTTCCATCGGTTCTCAAGTATCTAGATTGTCTGATACCTTCAAATAGATAAAATAATTATGAGTACAGCTCCGACTAAAATGCTTCACTATTTATTTTTATGTTACAGCTCTACATGTTTTTCACTTAGAGATAAGTGTCACATATTTGGAGTTCACTTGGTTTTAATAGTTGTCCACTTCTCATGCTACTAGTGCTGCTATACTGGATTCTTCTTGGTTGGAAACAAACATTGTTCTGATGCATGATGTTCAATGTACTCGATTAAATAGGAAGCACAAGGAGTCTTGATTTATTCCTTGAATCACAATGTACATGATGTTAATATATTAGCTTTCTTCTTGAGTTTCTGCTTTCCACTTTGTTGCTCGTGTCTTTTCCATCGGTTCTCAAGTTTCTAGATTGTCTGATACCTTAAAATGGTTAAAATAATTATGAGTACAGCCACTAATACTTGTTCTTTTCGCTTCTtgtatcatcatgtatataacgtGTTAATCAGACAGGCAATCATCTGACGTATCATCTTTTTTGTTGCTTACAGGAAATATCATTAATCAGGGAGGAATTTCATGGGGCAACTTGCCTCCATCATTGCGACCTCCTCCAGAAGGTGGTTACCCACCATTTCTATTTCTGGAATGGGGATAAATCTTGCTGACATTTCTAACCAATCATGTTTTGCTGTGATGCTGTCATATACACACAACAACATTACCAAGGCACTTCCGGTCACATGCTCACAATAAGAAGTTCTTGAGCATCTACATGAACTGTCATTGATATACTGGACTTTGAATGTATTATCCAACTTTAGGTTGGTTCTGATCCAAAAAGACGTGGTGTGTCTCTGGTAATCGAGTGGTGGAGTCCTGTAGCTGTAGCTGGTGATGGCCGTACTTTATTATCTGTTCTTGATTAACCTTCTTCGTTGtgtcatttctttctttttcttggtctcctttttttattaataattgatGGTGGTCATCAACTTACACttttagatttttaaaaatgatTATCGGTTGgtacattaaaagaaaaaaaagttattttctAAGTAAAACACTTAATTCAATATAGAGCCATTTTGAAGAAAAAATGGTCACTATATAAAATGTTTTGATAATATATTGCTAGTGAGAAGATTTTGATATAAATAGAAATCATaactatataaaatatttaatgttctcttttttctttttataaaacaTGTCTAAATTTAAATATACTGTATATTCGACAGATGCTGTTGATTCTAAACAACGTTAGATGCTTCAACAAACATAGTGTTCCTTTTTAGATGGCCATTTAATTTTGAATTCACAGATATTTGATCATTTACAtttctgtattttttttttttgttattgtttAATATTTGTCGTGTTGAAATGCAAGGTGAGCAGCAATCTAAAAGGAGCCTTAATGTATCCAATCATCTCCAATAGCATTAAGAGACCAACTTGAGCTTTTTGAATGGCCACACAAGGATTAGTTCAAGAACTGGCATTATTAGCATtgcagaggagaggagagaggatTAGTGGTACAACGGTATCGATTCCCTACCACTGCACTTCTCTGCTATCTTTCATGCATCCTTTTGCTGCTCCTACTCAACAATAATGCACATCTAGATTCTTTTACTTCTCATGCTCACACTCTTCACCCCTTGGACAGTCTTTCTCCTTTGGAGAGCTTTCTACCTACCACTTGTAGATTTCAAGGCTTCTTCAATCAGAACTCACCACACACGTTACACACAAAAAGCAAATGTGACTGACAACAACATAGGTTCCAACCAAGCTACATCTGCTTTATATCTCTATGTTTCTCTCCGACGACAAGCCGGTGTGCCTTACCAACCTGAAACATCTATATTCTTCGTAGCATCGCAACTCTGACATCTAGTTCGTATACGAAGATCTAACGAGGATGGCCTTGACATTAGCGAATTGTTGATGCATGGTAGGTATTCTTGCACTATATATctgccacagccatccatcacggCGAGTGCTCTATGCCAAATATTATTCTCTGAAACTGGGGGGGGGTGTCGACCCTAATCTGCAGCAGTCGATCATTTCTAGGGTTTGAAGATTCGAAACACTTGTTCTCGTGACAACCTGAGAACTCAATTCCACCAAGTTTCCATCCTCAGTTTCTACTAAATAAGCTAACTTTTTGAATTCCATACAACACATCGCCATCTTCGCCTTTTGGCCTCCACTAAAGCTCATGTTTGCGCTTCTTAGTCCTCGTCTTCAAGGCGAATACGTGTAGAGATTCAAAAGATACACGGTATGACGGTGGCGAGTACGTGTTGGCCTTCTCTATTCagatgtgaagaagaagaagaagaagaaggtagttGGATGTCATTCTCATGCAGCTTTTACTGTCACATGGGATGTTGAGGTCCTCATAAGGCAAAGATGAAGACGAATCGATCGAGTAATGTTTGTGGATAACGAGTGCTTGGTGGGGTATGAGAAGGATAGCTGCTCTTCCTTTCACGTTTGGGAAGAAGGAGAATGGGTTGCATCATTAAACTAGTAAGCTCATCATAAGCCTCTCCTAATGGTTGATGAAACAAGTGCTCTCCTTTAGCAAAAGCAATATGAATGGGGCTGTAGACATACGAAAAGGCATCGAGAGTTTAGCTTTTCTGTTCTACTAAGCAAAGACAGGAGGAGGTAACACAATGAAGCACAACGTGTCTCTTCTTCGATCTTTTGTTTCCCCCTTTTCAATTGTTTATCGCAATAATTTGGAGGGTTGAGGATGTGCTACGTTCATGGCTTGCCAACATTACTGGTGTTTGAATCCCAACCTTGGAAGACATGCTTAAACAACATTATCATTCGTCAAATCACTAAAAAAATTTGTCATGAAAATATCATCATTGAATCTTTCGAATTCACAAATGCATCATGTCATCATCAACAAAGCTGTcacaaatatttttctattttgggACGAGAATTCAAATCATGAAATTTGAACAAGCTTACCAACAATATATAATTTGTCaccaattatattttttttttttatggataaCACCTCTGATGGATTATTATTTCATTGCAAAATATTTAGTAGTGAAGATTTTTTTTTGgtctttaattaattattttttgttatatTGATATCTTCACTGCGAATTCTTTCTTATGAACTAAGGGGAGCTCATGATCATTGGACATGAGATCAAATAGGTGGGGGACTTTGATGAAGTCAGGAGGCAAATGTGGCTACTTCATCCAATAATGCTTTCAAATATGCTTCCACTCTGAAATGTAATGCGTCTTATGGTCGATTTAATAACACAAATTTTTACATCTTTCATAATGTTTGAGTCTTCCttaatatatatcatatttgtTGGGGAGAAGACTTTAAGACTATCACATATCTCAATAATCAATGACTAATTCAGAAAGTTGATGTATGATTAATGTAATTTGACACTTTTTGCTTATGTCCTCagaaaaaaattaagttattcatatgagatcaattataagTGCTTTAGTATTGGTTTAACCCAACATAAGTACATAACCCCTTTTATATCCTCTCATAGAAACTTTCAAGTATTTTTCTCATCATTTTTCTTTAGATTCATCCATATATTTTATACGTATCAAAACATATAAATACATaagatatttataagaataaattcTGATTTACTAAAGATATTTTTCAAATTTGAATTtctaatcataatcataatacaTCAATTAATTAGAAACTAATCAGGAAATGAAACTTACCAACCCTAACAATACCCATATCACTACAATGCAATTTAGTTCGCATGAATGTATTATTTTAGTTaaatttcatctctctctctctctctctctctctctctctctctctatatatatatatatatatatggctttgAATCCAAATGTGTTGTAGTCAAACAAGTCACTTGAACCCCATCATTGTTGGGTTTGGATCTAACAATCCTCATCATCATTGATGAGGGAGTTTTGGTCCGAAGTGGGACCTAATTGCCAATCGATTAGTGCATTACCATATGCATGCATCTGACGGGGTCAAAAGATTAAACACAAGAAAACCAAATCTAAAGAACTACCATTCACACAAAGGATAAAGATGTTTTGGTCAAAGACGCTTCACACACTCAAAAACAGACAAATAGTTGCAGCAGCAATCAAGAATGGCATCTCTTTTCTCGGCCTACTCACCGTCACAAAGCTCGTTGTTTACTTCTTCTCATGCTTCATGCCACTTGTACCAACGGAAAAGTATAATTTGTTCCATAGTGCTTGATATACTGGTAAATGCtatgttcttctctttttgatGCCTTGTTTGGCTTTTTGGCCACTGGTTCCCTTTGGAGAGTGCAACAAAGGTGCAAGTTGCTCTTCTAGAATGGCTACACTTGTGATGGAATTGATCCCGGTGGAGGAGGTTTTGCAGTGTCACACTGAGTTCTCTTTAGCTCATTCTTTTGTCCAGTAAGGAAGAACTCAAGGAAGATGTCCCATCCTATTGGTTTCTCAAGCTTTTAGTGCTGCCAAAGTATGCTTAAAGTAGAAAGCAAAGCTAATGTTTGCTTTGATGATGTGGCCAAACATTATGATCATCTACTCTTGACATGATTCAGACTGTCAACCAATCAGATGCGCATTCTCTTAGCAGGAATAATTAGAGAATTTTATGTCATGTATCTTAGAGAATGGAAACACTGGTGATACATAGTTTTTCTAGGTTCCAAGCATCTTAGGCCACAATGGTAATGATTCTTTCATTCTATTTTATTACCAAACATCATAgtttgtagtagtagtagttgtTGTATTATCAAGCTTATCTTCATCACATTATTTTAGTGTTGGTACTGTTTGTTTGTTCCATTTCTTGACATCACAAGAGGAAGTACTTGTCTTTTCTGCGTCGCAGTGTTGGCATCAAACCTTTCATACCATCTGTTCCATTAATCTATATAACTAAATAATTAACTCACATACTTTACGTACACTTTGTCTCCTTGATGGTGTCCCCCATTGCCTTGTGTGGATCACATGCTTCAGTTGCTGTTtctagagaaagagagaaagaaagagaaagagagagagagagagagagagagatcgatcTTAGCTTTTGTTAGTCGCACATAACACTTGGCTTTCATAATAGGACATGTAGGCACGCCTACAATAGCTTTTGTTTATGCTAATCCTAATCATAAGGACTCCCAAGCATCATGATATTTTGTTCATCAACTTGCCCATGGAATATTGTGTCTATTGTATTGGCATTAAAAAAATGATTACAAGAGTGTCGTTTATTCTTTCCAGGTAAATGTAACAGTGTCTTTAAGGGGATATCATAATATTTAAATACAATATTCATAAATCAAATACGATAAATCTTTCCTAACCCAATATAGTTATAGGAGCAAAATAGATATCCTTTCTATTTTAAATGAgagaatttttttctcatatttttactATTTTGAATTCAATCTAACTCAAGCGCATTCGTCTTGTCCTTAATACTACTCGATCAAATCAGCGTATTATGCCCACGATCAAATTTGATCTCATCTATTGATCATTTTTGTTTGCAATATATTTGGTTGCTCTATGtctgaataaaaaataaataaatatagattaaattaataattatttaaaaaataaaatcattgtctttttaacactatatatatatatatatatatatatatatatatatatatatatatatatatatatatatatataaaatgggtaattaaaaaaataagataattatTGGAAGAATAAATTTTGAGTTTTGGAAACTCCCATAGTAGTCCATCATGAAGACGTGGAAGGAATTGGAGGTGTTTAAGCTCATTTACATTATTTAATATGATATAACCATTAACAAATGCTGTTCAGTACAGCCCCAAACCATTTTGCTTAGTTAATCACACTCTTTTCAATCTTCCCCATTCTCATATGTCCCACTTACTAATTAAACTAAATCAAAGAATAAGATGCCATGTAAACTGAAGCAGAAGAATGTGTGATTTCCTTGTAGGTTTAGGTGATGGCTATGTGTATGTTTGACCCCAAGGCACAGGCGCCCTCTCCTCTACCTGTTTGTGGAAGGAAATGTCTTCCTGCCAACCCTGCTTAGAGATAAGACAAGTGTGACGAGCCTCATCACCTTCCACCTTCATTAGACAAAACAACAATGGCCCTACAAAAATGCCAAAACACACTTGGTTCATCCCCTTATTCCTTCTCACACTAATCATGATATATTCTTAACGTACGTGCATTAACACATCCCCTTGTCCTCACTATCTCACAAGCTTTGATGAAACCTGTACTGTTAATTGTCGGAGAAAGATCATGGTTTCTTAACCTCTCTCAAGGTCTTATCACATTTAGGATACAGATCCATATGGTCCGAGCACCCCTCTTTTTCTTCTATA
Protein-coding sequences here:
- the LOC135604889 gene encoding zinc finger CCCH domain-containing protein 3-like, with the translated sequence MPLGKYYCDYCDKQFQDTPAARKRHLQGLHHHRARALWYDSFKEPHGAPLFQPYGSLAKGVCHHFVRTGVCKYGDTCKYFHPKQDVLNPTPAVTGMKYMEAIQSQNSLASNLPGDSMSGNIINQGGISWGNLPPSLRPPPEGGYPPFLFLEWG